From the Leptotrichia sp. oral taxon 221 genome, one window contains:
- a CDS encoding LptF/LptG family permease codes for MNKLDKYIIVNYIKSFFLGMMMFFSIFLLAESLNLTGWIMDGKFKLHDAFKYLGYGIPEIMTNTAPLGVLLGSLLCISKMAKQLEIAAMKTSGISFSRIALFPMIFSFLISMLVLWINYDTLGKWNAKKESLKERKVENKDPVRAEKDFVLVKIDKDTILYSGHASKKEGTLQYVEILKVSKDFKKIEKLYTASSGKIDFKTKRWTFKDLKERNLKTNVSVPIDTKTFNFVASMDDVLASPVEAKNLTMPELREKIVYFTRVGADSLNLRIDFYYRISFALSSFVMCLIGLSLGSRYVRGGAAVNIGLSVIIGYSYYGVSTILKSVATSGAIPIYLACFLPLIAFFAIGVKLFKDSEY; via the coding sequence ATGAATAAGTTAGATAAATATATAATTGTGAATTATATAAAAAGTTTTTTTCTGGGTATGATGATGTTTTTCTCGATATTTTTACTAGCAGAAAGTTTGAATTTAACAGGTTGGATTATGGATGGGAAATTTAAGCTTCATGATGCTTTTAAATATTTAGGTTATGGGATTCCAGAAATTATGACTAATACGGCACCTCTAGGTGTGCTGTTAGGAAGTCTTTTGTGTATAAGTAAAATGGCAAAGCAACTGGAAATAGCTGCAATGAAGACAAGTGGAATTAGCTTTTCTAGAATAGCACTGTTTCCAATGATTTTTTCATTTTTAATAAGCATGTTAGTACTATGGATAAATTACGATACTTTAGGGAAATGGAATGCAAAAAAGGAAAGTTTAAAAGAAAGAAAAGTTGAAAATAAAGATCCAGTGAGAGCAGAAAAGGATTTTGTACTTGTAAAAATTGATAAAGATACGATACTTTATAGTGGACATGCCAGTAAGAAAGAAGGAACGTTACAATATGTTGAGATACTAAAAGTTTCGAAAGATTTTAAAAAGATTGAAAAACTTTATACAGCTTCTTCAGGAAAGATAGATTTTAAAACAAAAAGATGGACATTTAAAGATCTAAAAGAAAGAAACTTAAAGACAAATGTTTCAGTTCCAATAGATACGAAAACTTTTAATTTTGTTGCCTCAATGGATGATGTTTTAGCGAGTCCAGTAGAAGCTAAAAATTTAACAATGCCAGAATTAAGAGAAAAAATTGTTTATTTTACAAGGGTTGGAGCAGATTCTTTGAATTTGAGAATAGATTTTTATTATAGAATATCGTTTGCACTTTCTTCGTTTGTAATGTGTTTGATTGGATTGTCATTGGGAAGTAGATATGTAAGGGGAGGAGCTGCAGTAAATATAGGTTTATCAGTAATTATTGGTTATTCATATTATGGAGTTAGTACGATTTTAAAATCAGTCGCAACTTCAGGAGCAATACCTATATATTTAGCGTGTTTCTTACCATTAATTGCATTTTTTGCAATAGGAGTTAAATTATTTAAAGATTCTGAATATTAG
- a CDS encoding pitrilysin family protein: MIKKVKTTSGIEIIFDKLENISTCSVGVFVKTGSKDESDSEEGISHVLEHMIFKGTKKRNYFQISEEVDYLGASVNAHTTKEETVFYINALTEFLGKSVDILFDIVTNSLIDSEELEKEKDVIVEEIKMYKDSPDDLVFELNYGDCIKGQYSKPIIGTEKSVKGFTSEEIKKYYKERYTKDNIVIVVSGNFNEDEIISKVDEYFDKLRDKKVNRREEIDFSFVVGERKEVKEINQVNICISFEGEKYNSKTKIYNDISSSIMGGSMSSRLFQEIREKNGLAYSVYTYNQYYQEGGIVSTYIGTNIENYEKAIKLTLDEFEKLRKNGITEVELQKAKNKYLSRIAFSMENPRSRMSILGNYYTRKNEILDIENLKKEVKETKLEDINEFLKTRYTEKNITILGNIEGGKND, translated from the coding sequence ATGATAAAAAAAGTAAAAACAACGTCAGGAATTGAAATTATTTTCGATAAATTAGAAAATATTTCGACTTGTTCAGTTGGAGTGTTTGTAAAAACAGGGTCAAAAGATGAAAGTGACTCAGAAGAAGGAATTTCACATGTTTTGGAACATATGATTTTTAAAGGAACGAAAAAAAGAAACTATTTTCAAATATCAGAAGAAGTGGATTATTTGGGAGCAAGTGTAAATGCACATACAACTAAAGAGGAAACAGTATTTTACATTAATGCATTGACAGAATTTTTAGGAAAATCAGTTGATATTTTATTTGATATTGTAACAAATTCTTTGATTGACAGTGAAGAATTAGAAAAAGAAAAAGATGTTATAGTTGAAGAGATTAAGATGTATAAAGATTCTCCTGATGATTTGGTGTTTGAATTGAATTATGGAGATTGTATAAAGGGTCAGTATAGTAAACCGATTATTGGGACAGAAAAAAGTGTGAAAGGATTTACTTCAGAAGAAATAAAAAAATATTATAAAGAAAGATATACGAAAGATAATATTGTGATAGTTGTTTCTGGGAATTTTAATGAAGATGAAATTATAAGTAAAGTAGACGAATATTTTGATAAATTGAGAGATAAAAAAGTAAATAGAAGAGAAGAAATTGATTTTTCATTTGTCGTTGGTGAGAGAAAAGAAGTAAAAGAGATAAATCAAGTTAATATTTGTATTTCTTTTGAGGGGGAAAAATATAATAGTAAAACGAAGATTTATAATGATATTTCATCGAGCATAATGGGAGGGTCTATGAGTTCTAGACTTTTTCAAGAGATTAGAGAAAAAAATGGATTGGCATATTCTGTATACACTTATAATCAGTATTATCAAGAAGGTGGAATTGTTTCAACTTACATAGGAACAAATATCGAAAACTATGAAAAGGCAATAAAACTTACATTAGATGAATTTGAAAAATTGAGAAAAAATGGAATTACAGAAGTTGAATTACAAAAGGCTAAAAACAAATATTTAAGTAGAATTGCGTTTTCAATGGAAAATCCTCGATCTAGAATGAGTATTTTAGGAAATTATTATACTAGAAAAAATGAGATTTTAGATATTGAGAATTTGAAAAAAGAAGTGAAAGAAACAAAATTAGAAGATATAAATGAGTTTTTAAAAACACGATATACAGAGAAAAATATTACAATTTTAGGAAATATAGAAGGAGGAAAAAATGATTAA
- a CDS encoding CvpA family protein, translating into MILDIIIIILLIIYVLIGRKRGFVLEFIHLFKYILIIYITRLIYEIIKINNKNLKEQLKIYIIIIVIQYILFSTFLFFHRKFFQNMKLKKWDSFLGIVFSIIKVTFIVFIIYVVVLLESFTSSNKKIKEIREKSIVVQLNTKYMLVYSEVFPDFIQKRLDIYRRKKLEKSIEKEVLDELKNPKRKKISKGLGNNENNR; encoded by the coding sequence ATGATATTAGATATTATAATTATAATATTATTGATTATATATGTGTTAATAGGTAGAAAAAGAGGATTTGTATTGGAATTTATTCATTTATTTAAATATATTCTAATAATTTATATTACAAGACTTATATACGAAATTATAAAAATCAATAATAAAAATTTAAAAGAACAATTGAAAATTTATATTATTATAATTGTGATTCAGTATATTCTGTTTTCTACTTTTTTATTTTTTCATAGAAAATTTTTTCAAAATATGAAACTCAAAAAATGGGACAGTTTTTTGGGAATCGTTTTTTCGATAATAAAAGTTACATTTATAGTTTTTATTATATACGTAGTTGTATTATTGGAATCATTTACTTCGAGTAATAAAAAAATTAAAGAAATTAGGGAAAAAAGTATAGTTGTGCAACTTAATACAAAATATATGTTAGTTTATTCTGAAGTTTTTCCAGATTTTATTCAAAAAAGGTTAGATATTTATAGGAGAAAAAAACTAGAAAAGAGCATAGAAAAGGAAGTTTTAGACGAACTAAAAAATCCTAAAAGAAAAAAAATAAGTAAAGGACTAGGGAATAATGAAAATAATAGATAG
- the rodA gene encoding rod shape-determining protein RodA, giving the protein MINSGRLIENLKENFYRMDKMVLLCTYLLVTISTIFVYSATRDPKFVIQNLVWIAVGTFLIILLSLFDYRQLDFKPHIKKMYGVCVVILLLVRFAGKKTLGAQRWLKIGPFQLQPSEFVKIAIVIIIAWWIVNRYQKGINNLADIVGAILPVGPLILLILLQPDLGTTLITVTSFVFMIFLYGANMKPIWIIGFVILLSVYPVYKYVLKDYQRTRVENFLNPEKDLRGSGWHVTQSKISVGAGGITGKGVLQGSQSRLEFLPEAQTDFIFSVISEEMGFVGSTMVLLLYFLLIFNLMRITRFISNQFGKLIISGICGIFFMHVIVNVGMTIGLVPVTGKPLLFMSYGGSSFLSSFIMIGLAQSIRIHSEEG; this is encoded by the coding sequence ATGATTAATAGTGGTAGATTGATCGAAAATTTAAAAGAAAATTTCTATCGTATGGATAAAATGGTTCTGTTGTGTACATATCTTCTTGTAACAATAAGTACGATTTTTGTGTATAGCGCTACAAGAGATCCAAAATTTGTTATCCAAAATTTAGTATGGATAGCAGTAGGAACTTTTTTAATAATTTTATTATCGCTTTTTGATTATAGACAATTGGATTTTAAACCGCATATAAAAAAAATGTACGGTGTGTGTGTTGTAATACTATTGTTAGTAAGATTCGCTGGGAAAAAGACATTAGGAGCTCAAAGATGGCTAAAAATAGGACCATTCCAATTGCAACCGTCAGAATTTGTAAAAATAGCGATTGTTATTATAATTGCTTGGTGGATTGTAAATAGATATCAAAAAGGAATTAACAATTTGGCAGATATTGTTGGAGCAATTTTGCCTGTTGGACCTTTAATTTTATTGATTTTACTACAACCAGATTTAGGGACGACATTAATTACAGTGACATCATTTGTATTCATGATATTTCTGTATGGTGCAAATATGAAGCCTATATGGATTATAGGATTTGTAATTTTACTGTCAGTTTATCCTGTGTATAAATATGTCCTGAAGGACTATCAGAGAACGAGGGTGGAAAACTTCCTGAATCCTGAAAAAGATTTAAGAGGAAGTGGATGGCATGTAACTCAATCAAAAATTTCAGTAGGAGCTGGAGGAATCACAGGGAAAGGAGTTTTACAAGGAAGCCAAAGTAGATTGGAATTTTTACCAGAAGCACAAACAGATTTTATTTTTTCAGTAATTTCAGAAGAAATGGGATTTGTAGGTTCAACAATGGTATTATTACTTTATTTCTTGCTAATTTTCAACCTCATGCGGATAACCCGATTTATATCTAATCAGTTTGGGAAGCTGATTATTTCTGGAATTTGTGGAATTTTCTTCATGCATGTTATTGTAAATGTAGGAATGACAATAGGTCTAGTTCCAGTTACAGGGAAACCACTATTATTCATGAGTTATGGGGGAAGTTCATTCCTGTCATCATTTATTATGATTGGACTTGCTCAAAGTATAAGAATTCATTCAGAAGAGGGATAA
- a CDS encoding RluA family pseudouridine synthase encodes MEIFEYKVDSETENMRMDRYLKKNYPDEPLSKIFQALRKGDVRVNDKKVKENYRLSLEDKITIKYLGNGKTPSKKTNSPKNKFSFDEKKYREMIIFENEDFFIVNKKERVPMHKGTGHNYGISEVFKQIYDNENINFANRLDYETSGLVIGCKNLKFLRYISEKIRKNEVEKKYIAVVHGNVKNEKFTIKNYLTTQENGVTVSKEKISKDSKESITNFKKISEKEFLKLRNKIKTRDKNISVLDIDLVTGRKHQIRAQLANIGYPIVGDSKYGIKDNSDRFHLYCYQISFDKYIFSIKNDILL; translated from the coding sequence ATGGAAATTTTCGAATATAAAGTTGATAGCGAAACAGAGAATATGAGAATGGATAGATATCTAAAAAAAAATTATCCAGATGAACCTCTAAGCAAGATATTTCAAGCATTACGAAAAGGCGATGTCAGAGTCAACGATAAAAAGGTTAAAGAAAATTATAGACTTTCTTTAGAAGACAAAATAACAATAAAATATTTAGGAAATGGTAAAACTCCATCAAAAAAAACAAATTCTCCTAAAAATAAATTTTCTTTTGATGAGAAAAAATATAGAGAAATGATAATTTTTGAGAATGAAGATTTTTTTATTGTGAACAAGAAGGAAAGAGTTCCGATGCATAAGGGGACAGGTCATAATTATGGAATTTCTGAAGTATTTAAGCAAATTTATGACAATGAGAATATAAATTTTGCGAATAGATTAGATTATGAAACTTCGGGATTAGTTATCGGATGTAAAAATTTGAAATTTTTACGATATATTTCTGAAAAAATTAGGAAAAATGAGGTTGAAAAGAAATATATTGCAGTAGTCCATGGAAATGTAAAAAATGAAAAATTTACGATAAAAAATTATTTAACGACTCAAGAAAATGGAGTTACAGTTTCTAAAGAAAAAATTTCAAAAGATTCTAAAGAAAGCATTACAAATTTTAAAAAAATATCTGAAAAGGAATTTTTAAAATTAAGAAATAAAATAAAAACTAGAGATAAAAATATTTCAGTGTTGGATATTGATTTGGTAACAGGAAGAAAACATCAGATAAGAGCACAATTAGCGAATATTGGATATCCAATTGTAGGAGATTCTAAATATGGAATAAAAGATAATAGCGATCGATTTCATTTATACTGTTATCAAATTTCCTTTGATAAATATATTTTTTCAATAAAAAATGATATTTTGCTTTAA
- a CDS encoding LptF/LptG family permease, translating to MKIIDRYIYSSLILPSLFGISIFTFILMLNVVMEVMERLFASDLPFISIIDYFFYATPGVLVQTIPMGAFLGVMLVYGGLSETNEIIAMEGSGIGLFRIIKPAFVFGVVLTLIGLGLEVYVNPKALANINAQTKQVLATKPSSLTEEKIFLTNEEKGFGFYIDKVDNKKATANNFLILNRQGNNPYPIVFLAEKATFDPGIIKMQNVKGYSFDKNGNSQVEASYKNQDVPLSTFFKEDKNKEYKKSRKEMNLKELKQFYKENKNKPEEKEAALKALVEIYQRLIGPLASTFLCWLGVLLSVGHRRSGKGISFGVSLIVIFGYIAVVNYAKIMVLKKNVPANIAMWIPNFILFVLCVYFSIKKYRRN from the coding sequence ATGAAAATAATAGATAGATATATTTATAGTTCACTGATTTTGCCATCATTGTTTGGTATTAGTATATTCACATTTATTTTAATGTTAAATGTAGTTATGGAAGTAATGGAACGATTATTTGCTAGTGATTTACCATTTATTTCGATAATTGATTATTTCTTTTATGCTACACCAGGTGTGTTGGTTCAGACAATACCAATGGGAGCATTTTTAGGTGTGATGCTGGTTTACGGTGGACTTTCAGAAACAAATGAGATTATCGCAATGGAAGGTTCTGGAATAGGACTTTTCAGAATAATAAAACCAGCATTTGTTTTTGGAGTAGTTTTGACATTAATAGGATTAGGGTTGGAAGTTTATGTAAACCCAAAAGCTTTGGCTAATATAAATGCACAAACGAAACAAGTTTTAGCGACAAAGCCTAGCTCATTGACAGAAGAAAAAATATTTTTGACAAATGAGGAAAAAGGATTTGGATTTTATATTGATAAAGTTGATAATAAAAAAGCAACTGCAAATAATTTTTTGATTTTGAATAGACAAGGGAATAATCCTTATCCAATAGTGTTTTTAGCAGAAAAAGCGACATTTGATCCAGGAATTATAAAAATGCAGAATGTGAAAGGGTATTCATTTGATAAAAATGGAAATAGTCAAGTAGAAGCATCATATAAAAATCAAGATGTTCCACTTTCTACTTTTTTTAAGGAAGATAAAAACAAAGAATATAAAAAAAGTCGTAAAGAAATGAATTTAAAGGAATTGAAGCAGTTTTATAAAGAAAATAAAAACAAACCAGAAGAAAAAGAAGCAGCATTAAAAGCTTTGGTTGAAATTTATCAAAGATTGATAGGGCCTTTAGCGAGTACATTTTTGTGTTGGTTGGGAGTGTTGTTGTCGGTAGGTCACAGAAGAAGTGGAAAGGGTATAAGTTTTGGTGTAAGTTTGATAGTAATATTTGGATATATTGCGGTGGTAAACTATGCAAAAATTATGGTCCTGAAAAAAAATGTTCCTGCTAATATTGCTATGTGGATACCAAATTTCATTTTATTTGTATTATGTGTGTATTTTTCAATCAAAAAATATAGGAGAAATTAG